The Nycticebus coucang isolate mNycCou1 chromosome 10, mNycCou1.pri, whole genome shotgun sequence sequence CCAGCTCTGGCTGATGGCAGCAATCCTGATGGCGATCTCCTCCAGGAACACTGGCTGGTTGATGACATGTTCATCTTTGAGAACGTTGGCTTCACCAAGGATGTGGGCAACATCAAGTTTCTGGTCTGTGCAGACTGTGAAATTGGACCAATTGGCTGGCATTGCCTAGATGACAAGAACAGTTTTTATGTGGCCTTGGAACGGGTTTCCCATGAGTAACTGAGGGGAGGGGGACTTAGCTCTACCCCCAAATATAAAACTACTCCCCACAAGAACTGGCATTTAACCTGATGTAACTGTTTCTGCTGCCTTTATCTTCATGCTACTATAAATGAGTACCATGTTCACTTTTCATGTAGAGGGTTCATCCTGCTTCCTTAAGGCTTCAAGTACGTGCCTGCCTCTTGTTTAGTTCACTTTGCATCATATTTTCTAATCTCCCTTTTCCCCCAGTTTTGGGACACTGTCTTGCCTccacaaatctaatctcatcCTTAGCATTCTGCCTACTGTTTATTTTGCCCAGGGGCTCCCTTTTTTCTTGCTGTAGAAAAACAGTCTTCAACCTTCATGACAAAATATGCTCGTATGCTAATAGTCTAAACTCCATCTTTTCCTCTCATTCAAGAAAGCATACAGATATGTAagcgtgattttttttttttattggggattcattgagggtacaataagccaggttacactgattgcatttgttgggtaaagtccctcttgcaatcatgtcttgcccccagaaggtgtggcacacaccaaggcctcacccacccccctccttccctctctctgcttttcctcccccccccataaccttaattgtcattaattgtcctcatatcaaaattgagtacataggattcatgcttctccagtaagcgtgattttttttgtataaagATGTTATctacagtaatttttttctttttttttttttgagacagagtctcattttgtgttacagctcacaggaacctcaaactcttgggctcaagcagttctcttgcctcagccccccaagtagctgggactataagaggctgccacaatgcccagctatttttttttttttttttttttgtagagacagagtctcactgtaccacccttgggtagagtgccgtggcgtcacatggctcgcagcaacctctaactcctgggcttaagcgattctcttgcctcagcctcccgagcagctgggactacaggcgcccgccacaacgcccagctattttttgttgcagtttggccggggctgggtttgaacccgccaccctcggcatatggggctggtgccctactcactgagccacaggtgccgccctatgcccagctatttttagatgcaaggtttcactctggctcaggctggtcttgaacctgtgagctcaggcaatccacccacctcggcctcccagagttctgggattacaggcgtgagtgactgtgcccagccctacagtaatttttttccaaaaaaaaaaggcatttacaaacttcaattttttttttttgagacagagtcttaatttgttaccctcggcagagtgccgtggcatcaaaacttacagcaacctcaaactcttgggcttaagcgattctcctgcctcagcctcccaagtagctgggactacaggtgccagccacaacaactggctatttttttcattgtagttgtctttgttgtttggcaggccccgtgctaggttcaaatctgccagccctggcgtatgtggccagcgccctaactgctgagctacaggagctgagtcTAAACTTCAAGATTTAAATC is a genomic window containing:
- the RABIF gene encoding guanine nucleotide exchange factor MSS4, which translates into the protein MEQADPLNELVSAEGRNRKAVLCQRCGSRVLQPGTALFSRRQLFLPSMRKKPALADGSNPDGDLLQEHWLVDDMFIFENVGFTKDVGNIKFLVCADCEIGPIGWHCLDDKNSFYVALERVSHE